In Actinomycetota bacterium, the following are encoded in one genomic region:
- a CDS encoding anti-sigma factor antagonist, producing the protein MAPTPLSRRVLFFGELDLSRVEEMRAAIWSHLQTPTSEIVVDLRDVTFLDSSAMSVLAQAHGAALTAGARFRVINVQRIPRRALEFAGVDRVLDVQAGPEPQAVSA; encoded by the coding sequence ATGGCCCCAACCCCGTTATCCCGTCGCGTCCTGTTCTTCGGTGAACTCGACCTCTCCCGCGTGGAGGAGATGCGCGCTGCGATCTGGTCGCATCTTCAAACCCCGACCTCCGAGATAGTCGTCGACCTCCGAGACGTCACGTTCTTGGATTCCTCCGCGATGAGTGTTCTGGCACAGGCGCACGGGGCCGCGCTGACCGCTGGTGCCCGCTTTCGGGTGATCAACGTGCAGCGGATTCCCCGCCGTGCCCTGGAGTTCGCTGGCGTCGACCGGGTACTGGACGTGCAGGCCGGGCCAGAACCGCAGGCGGTATCGGCGTAA
- a CDS encoding phosphotransferase family protein, with the protein MTVAAEQTHRRLVVFLAGQDPVYRDATVVGWRQLRGGQSSAMTHCSLRRADGVVEELVLRTDADAGHAVSSGGDRAQEWQLVCAVETAGEVSMPTPRFFDALGSIRDSPTLIFDYVAGEPLLRAARAGDADERRRLAGQVAKLAASLGHVDVSELPAHLSLPDSPAAYLSGTLARLAAVQRTAVEPDPFVRRALAFLSTHRPAPAPLTLVHGDFHVGNIMVTPAGTGVLVDWGARARIGDPREDFGHFVFVASGMPPDLVTEHREYVLSEYRESTGLSEQIVNPWSLTYFTLLAGVAVAAEMVQRGARLVHDGTAGTHAAYGALVRIMQHQQGERALRELAP; encoded by the coding sequence GTGACGGTCGCCGCGGAGCAGACTCATCGACGCCTTGTCGTCTTCCTGGCTGGCCAGGATCCGGTCTATCGCGACGCCACCGTGGTCGGATGGCGGCAGCTGCGGGGAGGCCAGAGCAGTGCCATGACGCACTGCTCGCTGCGACGGGCTGACGGCGTCGTCGAGGAACTCGTCCTGCGTACCGATGCCGACGCGGGCCACGCCGTGAGCTCCGGTGGGGACCGCGCCCAGGAGTGGCAGCTGGTGTGCGCTGTCGAGACGGCAGGCGAGGTGTCCATGCCGACGCCGCGGTTCTTCGACGCCCTTGGATCGATCAGGGACTCTCCCACGCTCATCTTCGATTACGTCGCGGGAGAACCCCTGCTGCGGGCAGCTCGTGCCGGCGACGCCGACGAGCGGCGCCGCTTGGCCGGCCAGGTCGCGAAGCTCGCTGCCAGTCTCGGGCACGTCGACGTCTCCGAACTCCCGGCGCATCTGTCGCTACCCGACTCTCCGGCCGCCTACCTGAGCGGCACGCTGGCCCGGCTGGCCGCGGTGCAACGAACTGCCGTCGAGCCGGATCCGTTCGTGCGCAGGGCACTGGCCTTCTTGTCGACGCACCGTCCGGCGCCGGCACCGCTGACTCTCGTCCACGGCGACTTCCATGTCGGGAACATCATGGTGACGCCGGCGGGCACCGGGGTGCTCGTGGACTGGGGCGCCCGCGCCCGCATCGGAGATCCGCGAGAAGATTTCGGCCACTTCGTGTTCGTGGCCTCGGGCATGCCACCGGACCTCGTCACGGAACATCGCGAATACGTCCTGTCGGAGTACCGAGAGAGCACCGGATTGTCCGAGCAGATCGTGAACCCGTGGTCGCTGACGTATTTCACGCTGCTCGCCGGCGTCGCCGTTGCCGCCGAGATGGTGCAGCGCGGCGCCCGTCTGGTTCAC